The following proteins are co-located in the Pyrococcus abyssi GE5 genome:
- a CDS encoding TrmB family transcriptional regulator sugar-binding domain-containing protein has translation MDKYRLVVILIILVGISGVIITKVSKHYQGGEIYEAANEAMNLLAEGFNVTIKVTSVDGRTITGELFAAKGSEIIIIVNGTKITVGGPSATKEDIKAKHIEVIHKGKVYVYEVPGTKGDGWKTFSWYEKYRTQDTYSMRFSGLIYIENISIIELGELKYSADYLTFGSVTIKGIYGNNAIIWANYVPIEILREYLKGKEVFYYGTLYVNSEKRNLPLKVLEVRSG, from the coding sequence ATGGATAAATATAGATTAGTAGTAATTTTGATTATTCTAGTCGGTATTTCTGGTGTCATAATAACTAAGGTTAGCAAGCATTATCAAGGTGGAGAGATCTATGAAGCGGCAAATGAGGCAATGAACCTTCTAGCAGAAGGGTTCAACGTTACAATTAAAGTAACAAGCGTTGATGGAAGGACAATTACAGGAGAATTATTTGCAGCTAAAGGATCGGAAATCATAATCATAGTTAATGGGACTAAAATCACTGTTGGGGGTCCCTCTGCAACTAAAGAAGATATTAAAGCCAAACATATAGAGGTTATCCACAAAGGGAAGGTTTACGTGTACGAAGTCCCAGGGACAAAAGGAGATGGCTGGAAAACATTTTCCTGGTATGAAAAGTATAGAACACAGGACACGTATTCTATGAGGTTCAGCGGGTTAATATACATAGAGAACATCTCGATAATAGAGTTAGGAGAGCTAAAGTACTCGGCCGATTATCTAACTTTTGGATCGGTGACAATTAAAGGTATATACGGAAACAACGCCATAATCTGGGCAAACTACGTTCCAATTGAAATCCTTAGAGAGTACCTAAAAGGGAAGGAAGTATTCTACTATGGAACACTATATGTCAATTCTGAAAAGAGAAACCTACCACTCAAAGTTCTTGAGGTGAGATCTGGATGA
- a CDS encoding oligosaccharide repeat unit polymerase family protein, whose amino-acid sequence MKDTPLLIPILLVFFVSVGLARVKTIAITGLFALAFVYGYRKGEKLGKPKREVKVRDTIFLAMLLISLFIILFQILILGEIPLLDPQIRSHLNPKMTMLTYLLGLPSSVYLFMKGRKIALLYPILVSLYAYRTPILVSLIALTVPYLETQKDNRRVIIVTISGLFLILAVSYLRGSLTFLTRIQGTTSVLDVIVKRCSLSGFYKGKLQWTGVTSYFVGGLGPRSLIAKYLGVSGVTITATLIGGMYLDFGLLSIIEITLLGLYYGITKRLTSEVGKAFYYSTLAYGIVGVETGILDLPTYLMFLIGAIIAWREIDGDIRKSISNVIANVLSIGKSREG is encoded by the coding sequence ATGAAAGATACCCCCTTGCTCATTCCAATTCTCTTAGTTTTCTTCGTTTCAGTCGGACTAGCGAGAGTTAAAACTATAGCCATTACAGGTCTTTTTGCCCTTGCATTTGTATACGGATATAGAAAGGGAGAGAAACTTGGCAAACCGAAGAGGGAAGTTAAGGTGAGAGACACGATATTTCTCGCGATGCTTCTCATATCTCTCTTTATCATCCTATTTCAAATCTTAATTCTTGGTGAAATTCCTCTCCTGGATCCCCAAATAAGGTCACATTTGAATCCAAAAATGACGATGTTAACGTACCTTTTAGGGCTACCCTCAAGCGTTTACCTATTTATGAAAGGAAGAAAAATAGCCCTCCTATACCCCATATTAGTCTCTCTGTATGCTTACAGAACCCCAATCCTCGTTTCTTTAATCGCACTCACGGTGCCGTACCTTGAAACCCAAAAAGACAATAGGAGGGTTATCATAGTAACGATTTCTGGTCTGTTCCTGATTCTAGCTGTATCGTATCTAAGGGGAAGCCTAACATTCCTAACCAGAATCCAAGGGACAACGTCTGTTCTCGATGTTATTGTGAAGAGATGTAGCCTGAGTGGTTTTTACAAGGGCAAACTACAGTGGACAGGGGTAACATCGTATTTCGTTGGAGGACTAGGACCTAGAAGTCTCATAGCAAAATACCTTGGGGTTTCAGGAGTAACTATAACGGCAACGCTGATTGGTGGTATGTACTTAGACTTTGGGCTGCTTTCTATCATTGAAATAACTCTCCTGGGGCTTTATTATGGAATAACAAAGAGGCTAACATCCGAAGTTGGGAAGGCGTTCTACTATTCCACCCTCGCCTATGGAATAGTTGGAGTTGAAACCGGGATACTTGACCTTCCAACGTACTTGATGTTTCTGATTGGAGCTATTATAGCATGGAGGGAAATTGATGGAGACATCAGAAAAAGTATTTCTAACGTTATTGCTAACGTTCTTAGCATTGGCAAGTCTAGGGAAGGGTAA
- a CDS encoding oligosaccharide repeat unit polymerase family protein — METSEKVFLTLLLTFLALASLGKGNIKVQPLLYALAFTGLFVAGLNSRLRIPDHFWPLLSLLVISPLGFRWIIIWVGIVIPLAIYIRVRGDLRPLKATLVFTSILLPLIPAIFGLIPILNPQTRFHPLSILYVLSGYSIALLNSITPSILITILGILIGVMSMYRSVIALSILPLIYRGKVSIKLIVFALLGVLLISIGRGVGVEDIVHRPSFTYGIYEKLYEVGMPWGKIMILPEPIPGYKVAAMFGGHKRYTYTIFGEAVADFGILGLFEGFLLGLCIRKLRKLKWAHAFGLTILSLGIEVGLDAFKLATLFILPFLGRDSNES; from the coding sequence ATGGAGACATCAGAAAAAGTATTTCTAACGTTATTGCTAACGTTCTTAGCATTGGCAAGTCTAGGGAAGGGTAACATTAAGGTTCAACCCCTTCTCTATGCCCTTGCATTCACTGGATTATTCGTGGCTGGGTTAAATTCCAGGTTAAGAATACCCGACCACTTCTGGCCACTCCTCTCCTTGCTTGTTATATCCCCTCTCGGATTCCGTTGGATCATCATTTGGGTTGGAATAGTGATCCCCCTTGCCATTTACATAAGAGTAAGAGGAGATTTAAGACCACTAAAAGCCACATTAGTATTCACGTCAATTCTCTTGCCCTTAATTCCAGCAATTTTTGGCCTAATTCCCATATTAAACCCACAAACAAGGTTCCATCCGCTTTCAATACTTTACGTTCTTTCTGGCTATAGCATAGCATTACTGAACTCTATAACGCCGAGTATTTTGATTACCATACTTGGAATACTCATCGGAGTTATGTCGATGTACAGGAGCGTTATAGCGTTATCAATCCTACCCTTAATATACAGAGGAAAAGTTTCCATTAAGCTAATCGTTTTCGCGTTACTCGGGGTACTTTTAATTTCGATTGGAAGAGGGGTTGGGGTTGAAGATATTGTTCACAGGCCATCGTTCACTTACGGAATCTACGAAAAGTTGTACGAGGTTGGAATGCCCTGGGGAAAAATTATGATTCTCCCAGAGCCAATACCTGGGTACAAAGTTGCGGCCATGTTTGGAGGACATAAGAGGTACACTTACACTATATTTGGCGAGGCAGTAGCCGATTTCGGGATTTTAGGGCTATTTGAGGGATTTTTACTTGGTCTCTGCATAAGGAAGTTAAGAAAGTTGAAGTGGGCCCATGCTTTCGGGTTAACCATACTATCGCTCGGAATAGAAGTTGGGCTCGATGCATTCAAACTGGCGACCCTCTTTATTTTACCCTTCCTAGGGAGGGATAGCAATGAAAGCTAA
- a CDS encoding ArnT family glycosyltransferase yields MKAKIEVLVFLGALILGILSLPPENSLTYDGALYIDIARNLAKDLGNFTYQGIYMMYRPPLYPYTLSIPYRLVDSHHLIIARLVSVISFSLTAIIVYILGFKLFNSQLKGVIASLFYMLNPLAFTMASRELVHSEFTLFYALALYLLYTGKIEKNRVKIYLAFISSGLAVLTRYTGLSIILVIFAYLWLTEDWRWVKRKEYIIGFLLFILTLIPWLYMGHLHYGGALRPFKIASRVVTLDKPVSAFDYLKMILKDIGYVLPGLAFLGFLRLKKDEKGWLMLSWLLIGGMGILSVTHKETRFITFLSPVIALLATEGINLIEDSLPIPNTKKKGIIALVISFLLLIPIGIRAKNLRDSWSTIGIQEMEVLRYVSMNYGGEKIIVPPRLYTMAGYWYPDAKIDMILNREDIKEKLSSGYYDVVICRNIDNLELSDDYQLIKEFYGRFKIYVNRKMLKK; encoded by the coding sequence ATGAAAGCTAAAATCGAAGTGTTGGTGTTTTTAGGAGCGCTCATCCTAGGAATTCTCTCATTGCCTCCAGAGAATTCTCTTACATACGATGGAGCCCTCTACATTGATATAGCCCGAAATTTAGCTAAAGATCTTGGCAATTTCACCTATCAAGGAATATACATGATGTACAGGCCTCCCCTGTACCCCTACACCCTCTCAATTCCCTATAGGCTTGTTGATTCCCATCATCTAATAATAGCAAGGCTAGTTTCCGTGATTAGCTTTTCACTTACTGCGATTATCGTTTACATCCTTGGGTTTAAGCTGTTCAATAGTCAATTGAAGGGAGTAATTGCCAGTCTATTTTACATGCTCAACCCCCTTGCATTTACGATGGCCAGTAGAGAATTGGTGCACAGCGAATTCACGCTATTCTACGCTCTAGCCCTCTACTTACTATACACGGGAAAAATAGAGAAAAATCGAGTTAAAATATACTTGGCCTTCATCTCAAGCGGACTAGCCGTGTTAACTAGATACACTGGACTTTCAATAATCCTTGTCATTTTTGCCTATCTATGGTTAACGGAAGACTGGAGATGGGTAAAAAGGAAGGAATACATAATAGGATTTCTTCTCTTCATATTAACCTTGATACCATGGCTTTATATGGGCCATCTTCACTATGGTGGAGCGCTTAGACCATTTAAAATAGCTTCCAGAGTGGTAACGCTCGATAAGCCAGTCTCAGCCTTTGACTATCTCAAAATGATCCTTAAAGACATCGGCTATGTGCTTCCAGGTCTGGCCTTCCTGGGGTTCCTTAGACTGAAGAAGGATGAAAAAGGATGGCTCATGTTGAGCTGGCTCCTCATAGGAGGCATGGGAATACTCTCAGTCACGCACAAGGAAACTAGATTCATAACGTTCCTCTCACCGGTAATCGCCTTGTTGGCTACTGAGGGAATTAATTTAATTGAGGATTCTCTACCAATACCAAATACTAAAAAGAAAGGCATTATTGCTTTAGTCATTTCATTTCTCCTTCTTATACCCATCGGAATTAGGGCAAAGAATCTCAGGGACTCATGGAGCACAATAGGAATTCAAGAGATGGAAGTTTTAAGGTACGTCTCAATGAATTATGGGGGAGAGAAGATAATAGTACCTCCACGTCTATATACGATGGCAGGTTACTGGTATCCAGATGCTAAAATTGATATGATCTTGAATAGAGAGGACATAAAAGAGAAGCTTTCCAGTGGATACTACGACGTTGTGATATGCAGGAATATTGATAACTTGGAGTTAAGTGATGATTATCAGCTCATTAAGGAATTCTACGGGAGATTTAAAATATACGTCAACAGGAAGATGCTGAAAAAATGA